DNA from Kitasatospora herbaricolor:
TGTGGTCCGATCCTGTCGAGGCTGAGGCGCTGAAGTTTCGACTCGACGAGTTGCACCGGTCGAAGATCCTGCTCGCTGATGAGGTGCTCGTGGTCGGCGACTACATCGGCGACAGCACCCGGGCCGAGATCGCCTACGCCCGGTCGCTGGGCAGGCCCGTGCGGTTCACGCACCCCGAAGTCGATCCCGACGCCTGAGGGCTCGCCCCCGCACCCTCCGCCAGCACCTCGTTGGAGTTGATCATCTGGCGGGTGGCGTGGTGGTGAGAGCGGGCTTGAGGAGCTGCGGAGCGCATCGCGGCCGTGATGGCGGTAGCGAGGGGCCGCTGGTGGTCCGTCACGTAGAAGTGGTCGCCTTCGTACATCTCGAGTCCGCGGAAGTGCGTGGTGAACGGCTGCCAGGCGAGGAGGCGTTCCTCGCCGATCAGCCTGTCGCGGCGGCCCCCGAAGACCGAGAGCGGAACGGGCAGCGGCTCGGGGACGAGGGGAGGCACCCAGGTGTCCAGGAGTTTGAAGTCGCTGCGGAACGCCGGGGCGAACGTGCGCCAGAGGGCTTCGTCGTCGAGGAGCTGCGGCGTGCTGCCGCCGACGTCTCGCAGCCAGTCTCGCAGTTCGTCGTCGGACATCAGGTGAGGGTGGGCGTCGGCGTCGGCTGCGCCTCGCGGGGCGCCGTAGGCGGACACACCCAGCCAGGTGGGGAGCGGGTTCCCCTCGTGGTGGAGCCGGCGGGTGAGCTGGTGGGCGATGAGGGCGCCCAGGCTGTGGCCGAAGAACCCGAAGGGCCGGTCGAGCAGGGGAGCGAGAGCGGTGTGGAAGTAGTCGACCAGCCGGTCGCAGTCGTCGATCAGCGGGAGTGTCTGCAGGTGGCCTCGGCCGGGGGTTTCCAGGAGGCAGAGTTCCCAGTCCT
Protein-coding regions in this window:
- a CDS encoding thioesterase domain-containing protein, which codes for MTSTTVTIEDLRALIAGVLEIDPGEVTDQAHFADDLDIDSLLMLEISTRIENAFDLPENTVVISGAATLAELHALVISKRVGETPAGPVIRPRPLSDPAARLFLFHHAGGSHLLYRGWAEHFPKDWELCLLETPGRGHLQTLPLIDDCDRLVDYFHTALAPLLDRPFGFFGHSLGALIAHQLTRRLHHEGNPLPTWLGVSAYGAPRGAADADAHPHLMSDDELRDWLRDVGGSTPQLLDDEALWRTFAPAFRSDFKLLDTWVPPLVPEPLPVPLSVFGGRRDRLIGEERLLAWQPFTTHFRGLEMYEGDHFYVTDHQRPLATAITAAMRSAAPQARSHHHATRQMINSNEVLAEGAGASPQASGSTSGCVNRTGLPSDRA